One segment of Anatilimnocola aggregata DNA contains the following:
- a CDS encoding helix-turn-helix domain-containing protein produces the protein MKVFTTGQVAKICKVAPRTVSKWFDSGRLKGYRIPGSQDRRIPREYLIKFLKEHGMPLGDLEDEAMAKVLIVAQDQVLIENLKRELPTERSFKVAVAASGFEAGIQAESFHPDCIIVDFSIGKVEALQICQNLRKNVDFSETILIALLPDDGSPLSFDRSAINETFKKPFDAKLLAERLRTLIGARKELV, from the coding sequence ATGAAGGTCTTCACTACTGGACAGGTCGCTAAGATCTGTAAAGTGGCCCCGCGTACGGTTAGCAAGTGGTTCGATTCGGGACGCCTTAAAGGCTACCGCATCCCCGGCTCGCAAGACCGTCGTATCCCGCGAGAATATCTGATCAAGTTCCTCAAAGAGCACGGAATGCCCTTGGGTGACCTCGAAGACGAGGCCATGGCAAAAGTGCTGATTGTGGCGCAAGACCAGGTTCTCATTGAAAACTTGAAGCGCGAATTGCCCACTGAACGGTCGTTCAAGGTTGCCGTGGCTGCCAGCGGATTTGAAGCTGGAATCCAAGCCGAAAGCTTCCACCCCGACTGCATCATTGTGGACTTCTCGATCGGCAAGGTTGAAGCACTGCAAATTTGCCAGAATCTGCGCAAAAATGTGGACTTCTCCGAGACGATCTTGATCGCGCTGCTGCCCGATGACGGCAGCCCGCTGAGCTTTGACCGCTCGGCGATTAATGAAACCTTTAAGAAGCCATTCGATGCCAAACTTCTGGCCGAACGACTTCGCACCCTGATCGGCGCCCGGAAGGAACTGGTCTAA
- a CDS encoding DUF1559 domain-containing protein encodes MTIAIIGLLIALLLPAVQAAREAARRIQCTNNLKQLGLAFQNYHDTWQKFPAGGISYGLCCNTPSYESWTISLLPYLEQQPLAARYNFNAYNEAPENKFVREHKTQNYTCPSELEPNILLKPESGPGNTMEYRTGTYRGVGGKSDGTGWWSIYQDYVTLPMDWRGVLHVVDGRELTYEGIANVTDGTSNTWLVGEYSTKSTPRRRTFWAYTYRSYNRSDCTNQPRTLWNDYTRCVTQGGPGMELACAHGWGSFHPGIINFLLVDGSVRPVQTNIDMNIFADVATISGGENRQVP; translated from the coding sequence GTGACCATTGCCATCATCGGGCTGTTGATCGCACTCTTGTTGCCCGCAGTGCAAGCAGCGCGGGAAGCGGCGAGGCGAATCCAATGCACAAACAATCTCAAGCAACTGGGACTGGCCTTTCAGAACTATCACGACACCTGGCAGAAGTTCCCAGCGGGAGGCATTTCCTACGGACTATGTTGCAACACGCCCAGTTACGAATCTTGGACCATCTCGCTGCTGCCTTACCTTGAGCAGCAACCATTGGCCGCTCGTTACAACTTCAACGCGTACAACGAGGCACCGGAAAACAAGTTCGTTCGCGAACACAAAACGCAGAATTATACTTGCCCATCCGAACTAGAGCCAAACATCTTGCTCAAGCCCGAATCGGGACCCGGCAATACGATGGAATATCGCACAGGCACCTATCGCGGTGTCGGCGGCAAGAGTGACGGAACCGGCTGGTGGAGCATTTATCAGGACTACGTCACTTTACCGATGGATTGGCGCGGAGTGCTGCACGTTGTCGATGGTCGTGAACTGACCTACGAGGGCATTGCGAACGTCACCGATGGGACATCCAACACCTGGTTGGTCGGCGAATATAGCACCAAGAGCACTCCACGCCGCCGGACGTTTTGGGCTTATACCTACCGCTCGTACAACCGTTCCGATTGCACGAACCAACCCCGCACTTTGTGGAACGACTACACCCGCTGCGTAACCCAAGGCGGACCAGGCATGGAACTGGCTTGCGCTCATGGTTGGGGTAGCTTTCATCCGGGCATCATCAACTTTCTGCTCGTCGATGGCAGCGTGCGACCAGTGCAGACCAACATCGATATGAATATTTTCGCGGATGTGGCCACCATTAGTGGTGGTGAAAATAGGCAAGTCCCTTAA
- a CDS encoding Gfo/Idh/MocA family protein, which translates to MLSRLCFAFLIALFMPATFVAAQDVPAKPPVRVGVLGLDNYQAVAYSQLFNSPKAEGDLAGLKVVAALPIGSEKLPLELKDIPRWQAQIGKYGVEMVDSVDELLKRSDVIMVMTMDGRDHLKQIEPVLRAGKPVYIGRPFAASLADAIAIMKLAEETKTPCWSSSQHRFSPGFSGMKDHPEVGKVIGCDVYGGCTSDPSTPEFFWSALHSIETLYAIMGPGVTSVTCTSTPTAEQFTAVWADGRVGTYRGIKEGKVKYSATVFGDKGVSTAGVYGHGVPVGGIVPTKDKYMGYEGIAIEMAKFFKGAPVPVSPAETIELFTFLQAAEESKAAGGKTVRLDEVLKKHQAKIGK; encoded by the coding sequence ATGTTGAGTCGCTTGTGTTTCGCCTTTTTGATTGCCCTCTTTATGCCCGCGACTTTCGTCGCCGCGCAAGACGTTCCAGCCAAGCCGCCAGTCCGCGTGGGAGTGCTGGGACTCGACAATTATCAAGCGGTGGCATATTCGCAACTCTTTAATAGCCCGAAGGCCGAAGGTGATCTCGCCGGGCTGAAAGTGGTCGCTGCCTTGCCGATTGGCAGTGAGAAGTTGCCCCTGGAACTGAAGGACATTCCCAGGTGGCAAGCTCAGATTGGCAAGTATGGCGTCGAGATGGTTGACTCGGTCGATGAACTGCTAAAGCGCTCCGACGTCATCATGGTGATGACTATGGACGGCCGAGACCACTTGAAGCAAATCGAACCCGTGCTACGCGCCGGCAAGCCGGTCTATATCGGTCGCCCTTTCGCGGCTTCACTCGCAGATGCTATCGCAATCATGAAATTGGCGGAAGAGACCAAGACCCCCTGCTGGTCGAGTTCGCAGCACCGGTTCAGTCCTGGCTTCAGCGGGATGAAGGACCATCCCGAAGTCGGCAAGGTCATTGGCTGCGATGTGTACGGCGGCTGCACGAGCGACCCCAGCACACCGGAATTTTTCTGGAGCGCCTTACACAGCATCGAAACGTTATACGCGATTATGGGACCCGGCGTGACTTCGGTCACTTGCACGTCCACGCCAACCGCCGAGCAATTTACCGCAGTGTGGGCCGATGGTCGCGTGGGAACTTATCGCGGCATCAAGGAGGGCAAAGTGAAGTACAGCGCCACGGTGTTCGGCGACAAGGGCGTTTCGACCGCTGGGGTTTACGGTCATGGTGTGCCGGTGGGTGGCATCGTCCCGACCAAAGACAAATACATGGGTTACGAAGGAATTGCCATCGAGATGGCCAAGTTCTTCAAAGGGGCTCCGGTTCCTGTCTCCCCAGCCGAAACGATCGAGCTGTTTACCTTTCTGCAAGCAGCGGAAGAGAGCAAAGCCGCCGGAGGCAAGACCGTGCGATTGGACGAAGTGCTGAAGAAGCACCAGGCAAAGATCGGCAAATAG
- a CDS encoding DUF3656 domain-containing U32 family peptidase — protein sequence MAPTAQKVASSTTSALLRPELLAPAGDRDCIRAAIENGADAVYFGLDRGFNARARAKNFATEELPEIMRQLHSRGVKGYVTLNTLIFPSELAEVERHVIELAEAGVDAVLVQDLGLARLVKAICPDLAVHASTQMTLSSSECIDVAQELGIERVVLPRELALDEIRLIRAATTMQLEVFVHGALCVAYSGQCLTSESLGGRSANRGQCAQACRLPYDLLCDGKLVETGDQKYLLSPQDLAAYELIPELAELGVCSLKIEGRLKTPEYVANITRHYRQAIDEALAGRAVKFPPEEVEAMELSFSRGFSPGWLKGCDHKMLVPAISSDKRGVLLGTVEYVRNGRVAVQLAASIKRGDGIVFDCGRAEDDQQGGRVYEVYQRGRSLTEPVNIGVAELTFAHGAINFEEIQPGGEVWKTDDPELTNRLRKTFAAGVINRRVPVDFAVTAHEGQPLLIRATAEGRAPIEVASSQPLEAARQHVLDEAMLRTQLGRLGSTPFEIRNLQAEITGRPMVPLSVLGKLRHEVVKKLTATMEQVPERRIIRASALSELRATLPVDATPAENDAAPQLHVLCRSLAQLNAVLKCAANSVYVDFADIREYRAAVELAHEASAKIWLATPRIQKPGEAGIFRALSKHGADGVLARNLAGLRYFVQQGLPVVADFSLNCSNELTAQWLDQQGATRISPSYDLNREQLLELVAAVPTKWLECVIHQHMPMFHMEHCVFCAMLSPGTNKNNCGRPCDNHQVALRDRMGIDHPLTADVGCRNTLFNAVPQSAAEVVPALLAQGVRHFRVELLEMASRQEEQQILQTLELYRRLLRGEVTGREVWSKLSAANRVGVTRGTLEERRHPLAII from the coding sequence ATGGCTCCCACTGCTCAAAAAGTCGCGTCCTCAACTACCTCTGCTTTATTGCGGCCCGAACTTCTCGCGCCCGCTGGCGACCGAGATTGCATTCGCGCAGCCATTGAGAATGGGGCCGATGCTGTTTATTTCGGACTCGATCGCGGCTTTAACGCGCGGGCCCGCGCCAAGAATTTTGCCACCGAAGAACTCCCCGAAATCATGCGGCAGTTGCACAGCCGCGGGGTGAAGGGCTACGTCACTCTTAACACGCTGATTTTTCCAAGTGAACTTGCTGAAGTTGAGCGGCATGTAATTGAACTCGCGGAGGCAGGTGTCGATGCCGTGCTAGTGCAAGATTTAGGACTCGCGCGACTAGTGAAGGCAATTTGCCCTGACTTGGCCGTTCATGCTTCGACACAAATGACCCTCAGCAGCAGTGAATGCATTGACGTGGCTCAGGAATTGGGGATTGAACGCGTCGTGCTGCCGCGGGAGTTGGCACTCGACGAGATTCGCCTCATTCGAGCGGCGACAACCATGCAACTCGAAGTGTTTGTCCACGGCGCACTTTGTGTTGCATATTCCGGGCAATGCTTGACCAGTGAGTCGCTCGGCGGTCGTAGTGCCAATCGTGGGCAATGCGCGCAGGCCTGCCGCTTGCCTTATGACTTGCTCTGCGATGGCAAGCTGGTTGAAACTGGCGATCAAAAATATCTGCTTAGCCCGCAAGATCTGGCTGCTTATGAATTGATTCCGGAACTGGCCGAGCTTGGTGTCTGCTCGCTCAAGATCGAAGGTCGGCTGAAGACACCCGAGTACGTTGCGAACATCACGCGCCATTATCGCCAGGCCATCGACGAAGCGCTGGCGGGTCGCGCGGTGAAGTTCCCCCCTGAAGAAGTCGAAGCGATGGAACTCTCATTCTCGCGTGGTTTCTCGCCGGGTTGGCTGAAGGGCTGCGATCACAAGATGCTCGTCCCCGCAATTAGTTCCGACAAACGGGGCGTGCTGCTGGGAACTGTGGAGTACGTTCGCAACGGCCGCGTTGCAGTGCAACTTGCGGCTTCTATCAAGCGCGGCGATGGCATCGTTTTCGATTGCGGCCGGGCCGAAGACGATCAGCAAGGCGGCCGTGTCTATGAAGTTTATCAACGAGGCCGTTCGCTAACGGAGCCGGTTAACATTGGCGTTGCCGAATTGACCTTCGCGCATGGAGCAATCAATTTTGAAGAGATTCAACCCGGCGGCGAAGTCTGGAAGACTGACGATCCGGAACTAACCAACCGCTTGCGCAAGACATTTGCCGCTGGCGTAATCAACCGCCGCGTGCCGGTCGACTTCGCCGTAACTGCGCACGAAGGCCAGCCGCTGCTCATTCGTGCGACCGCCGAAGGCCGGGCACCAATTGAAGTGGCTTCGTCGCAACCGCTCGAAGCTGCAAGGCAACACGTGCTCGACGAAGCCATGTTGCGCACCCAGTTGGGACGCCTCGGCAGCACTCCATTTGAGATAAGAAATCTGCAAGCGGAGATTACCGGCCGGCCCATGGTGCCACTCAGTGTGCTTGGCAAATTGCGGCACGAAGTGGTCAAAAAACTAACGGCCACGATGGAACAAGTTCCCGAACGCCGCATTATTCGCGCTTCCGCCCTCAGTGAACTGCGAGCGACGTTGCCGGTCGATGCGACCCCTGCCGAGAACGATGCGGCACCGCAGTTGCATGTTCTCTGCCGCTCACTCGCGCAACTAAATGCGGTGCTCAAGTGCGCTGCCAACAGTGTGTATGTCGATTTCGCGGACATTCGCGAATATCGCGCCGCAGTGGAATTGGCCCACGAGGCCAGCGCCAAGATTTGGCTGGCTACACCGCGCATTCAAAAGCCGGGTGAAGCAGGCATTTTTCGCGCGCTCAGCAAGCATGGGGCCGATGGTGTTCTCGCCCGCAACCTTGCGGGACTTCGCTACTTTGTACAGCAGGGCTTGCCTGTGGTCGCCGATTTTTCGCTTAACTGTTCCAATGAACTGACGGCGCAGTGGCTCGATCAGCAAGGGGCCACGAGAATCTCCCCATCCTACGATCTCAATCGCGAGCAGTTGCTGGAACTGGTGGCAGCAGTTCCGACGAAGTGGCTCGAATGTGTAATTCACCAGCATATGCCCATGTTCCACATGGAGCATTGCGTGTTCTGTGCGATGCTCTCACCCGGTACCAATAAAAACAACTGCGGCCGCCCTTGTGATAATCATCAAGTGGCGCTACGCGACCGAATGGGCATCGATCATCCGCTCACGGCCGACGTGGGATGCCGCAATACGCTCTTCAATGCCGTGCCGCAAAGTGCGGCCGAAGTCGTTCCCGCGCTGCTAGCGCAGGGAGTGCGACACTTCCGCGTAGAACTGCTTGAAATGGCCTCGCGTCAGGAGGAACAGCAGATTCTTCAGACGCTCGAACTCTATCGCCGGTTATTGCGCGGCGAAGTAACTGGACGCGAAGTCTGGAGCAAACTAAGCGCTGCCAACCGCGTTGGCGTCACCCGCGGCACTCTTGAGGAACGTCGCCATCCGCTGGCGATAATTTAG
- a CDS encoding sensor histidine kinase gives MPVPRNTDLLSQGQLMVDETPLPASPEELRAQYVELAELAGSLAHEIKNPLSVIRMNMELLAEDFADPATPKERRALAKIEMVTRQCTRLENLLNDFLRFSRLRNLELRLGNLNEQIERVLDLFEPQAIENGVEVIRYLDPDLPSVKLDPETVQAALVNLVKNALEAMPTGGQFVARTRLTRTGVALDLIDTGCGMDERTAMRMFEAFYTTKSGGSGLGLPTARKIIEAHGGRIDVHSQVGRGTQFTLEFPTPLRLGD, from the coding sequence ATGCCTGTCCCACGTAATACCGACCTCCTGTCTCAGGGCCAGCTGATGGTTGATGAAACTCCGCTGCCGGCTTCACCCGAGGAACTGCGGGCGCAGTATGTCGAACTGGCCGAACTGGCCGGCTCGCTAGCGCACGAGATAAAGAACCCGCTCTCCGTAATTCGGATGAACATGGAGTTGTTAGCGGAAGACTTCGCCGATCCAGCTACGCCCAAAGAACGCCGCGCCCTCGCCAAGATCGAGATGGTCACGCGCCAATGCACGCGGCTCGAAAATCTGCTGAACGATTTTCTGCGCTTTTCGCGGCTGCGGAATCTGGAACTCCGCCTGGGCAATCTTAACGAGCAAATCGAACGAGTGCTCGACCTGTTCGAACCGCAAGCGATCGAAAACGGCGTGGAAGTGATTCGCTACCTCGATCCGGATTTGCCGAGCGTCAAGCTGGACCCTGAAACAGTCCAAGCAGCGCTGGTGAACCTGGTGAAGAACGCACTCGAAGCGATGCCCACCGGCGGACAGTTCGTCGCTCGCACTCGCCTCACGCGTACTGGTGTAGCTCTCGACTTGATCGACACGGGCTGCGGAATGGACGAGCGAACGGCCATGCGGATGTTCGAAGCGTTCTACACGACCAAGAGCGGCGGCTCCGGCCTCGGCCTACCCACGGCTCGCAAGATTATCGAAGCCCACGGCGGCCGCATTGACGTTCACAGCCAGGTCGGCCGCGGCACGCAGTTCACGCTTGAGTTCCCCACGCCGCTGCGGCTGGGGGATTGA
- the pnp gene encoding polyribonucleotide nucleotidyltransferase → MKHRVEKKIGSHTLSFETGFLAKQAAGAVLAQYADTVVLNAVVGGAGRPGQDFFPLTCDYRERVAAAGKFPGGFIKREGRPTTKEILTSRLCDRPIRPLFPKGYRDEVQCQAMVMSSDAQNDADVLAMNGIACALFISNLPFRGPIASVRVGRVNGTFIPFPSQDDLEESDLDLIVSGSETSVAMIEGFAREMSENDMYEAILFAHQVIIEICQMQREFADKVGVKRPDYVAPPDDGLMDRIKSGYYDAYRSAKLTSGKQARAEAVKAVKAQALAAIIPDPKADGAYKPERFSSVWHEFEEIVVRDLILSGNRPDGRDNKSLRNIECEVDVLPRVHGSAVFQRGETQALVTITLGTSRDEQRVDGLFEEYSKKFMLDYNFPSFSVGECRPIRGPGRREIGHGALAERSVAPVLPSPEEFPYTIRVISDILESNGSSSMASVCGATLGLMAAGVPISNPVAGISVGLVQQSETEWCLLTDIIGDEDHFGDMDFKIAGTQNGITGIQLDLKIEGISKEIIKATFEQSREARIQILRKMLSCISRPKEDISLYAPRLLRTTIDPEKIGALIGPGGKMIRGIQEATGCVIEVDDSGIVTIASSNREWAEAALAQVEAVTATVQIGKIYNGKVSSIKDFGAFVEILPGRDGLVHISELAGGFVSSVGDICRVGDEMKVLVIDVDDHDRVKLSRRRALEELGLPDELASKEGPPGEGGEPRPPRPPRDDRGGDRGGDRGDRPRHDRGGDRGGGGGRGRGGGGGRDRR, encoded by the coding sequence GTGAAGCATCGCGTCGAAAAGAAAATCGGCAGTCATACTCTTTCGTTCGAAACAGGTTTTCTCGCCAAGCAGGCAGCGGGAGCTGTTCTCGCCCAATATGCGGACACCGTCGTTCTGAACGCGGTTGTGGGTGGTGCCGGCCGACCTGGCCAGGATTTCTTCCCCCTCACTTGCGACTATCGCGAGCGAGTTGCTGCCGCGGGCAAGTTCCCCGGCGGCTTCATCAAGCGGGAAGGTCGCCCGACCACGAAAGAAATTCTGACCTCGCGCCTCTGCGATCGCCCGATTCGCCCGCTGTTCCCCAAGGGATACCGCGACGAAGTGCAATGCCAGGCGATGGTCATGTCGAGCGACGCCCAAAACGACGCCGACGTCCTCGCGATGAATGGTATCGCTTGTGCCCTGTTCATTTCGAACCTGCCGTTCCGCGGGCCCATCGCCTCGGTTCGCGTGGGCCGCGTGAATGGCACGTTCATTCCGTTCCCGAGTCAAGACGACTTGGAAGAGAGCGATCTCGACCTCATCGTCTCGGGCAGCGAAACCTCGGTCGCCATGATCGAAGGCTTTGCTCGCGAAATGAGCGAAAACGACATGTACGAGGCGATTCTGTTCGCCCATCAGGTGATTATCGAAATCTGCCAGATGCAGCGCGAATTTGCGGACAAGGTGGGCGTCAAGCGCCCCGATTACGTCGCGCCGCCCGATGACGGCCTGATGGACCGCATCAAGAGTGGCTACTACGACGCCTATCGTTCCGCCAAGTTGACCTCTGGGAAGCAAGCCCGCGCTGAAGCTGTGAAGGCAGTCAAGGCTCAAGCCTTGGCCGCCATCATTCCCGATCCCAAGGCTGACGGCGCTTACAAGCCCGAACGCTTCTCGTCGGTGTGGCACGAATTCGAAGAGATCGTCGTTCGCGACCTGATTCTCTCTGGCAACCGTCCCGATGGCCGCGACAACAAGTCGCTGCGTAACATCGAATGCGAAGTCGATGTGTTGCCCCGCGTACACGGCTCGGCTGTGTTCCAACGTGGTGAAACGCAAGCCCTCGTGACCATCACGCTCGGCACCTCACGTGACGAGCAACGGGTCGATGGCCTGTTCGAAGAGTACTCGAAGAAGTTCATGCTCGATTACAACTTCCCGTCCTTCTCGGTCGGCGAATGCCGCCCGATTCGCGGTCCGGGTCGTCGCGAAATTGGCCACGGCGCCTTGGCCGAACGGAGCGTCGCACCCGTTCTTCCTTCGCCCGAAGAGTTCCCTTACACAATTCGCGTCATCAGCGACATTCTGGAATCGAACGGCAGCTCGTCGATGGCCAGCGTGTGCGGTGCGACGCTCGGCCTGATGGCCGCGGGTGTGCCAATCAGCAATCCAGTCGCCGGTATCTCGGTCGGTCTGGTGCAGCAATCGGAAACCGAATGGTGCTTGCTCACCGACATCATCGGTGACGAAGACCACTTCGGCGATATGGACTTTAAGATTGCCGGAACCCAAAACGGCATCACGGGCATTCAGCTCGATCTGAAGATCGAAGGCATCAGCAAGGAGATCATCAAGGCGACGTTCGAGCAATCGCGCGAAGCCCGGATTCAGATCCTGCGCAAGATGCTTTCGTGCATCTCGCGTCCGAAAGAAGACATCTCCCTCTACGCTCCGCGCTTGCTCCGCACGACCATTGACCCCGAGAAGATCGGCGCTCTCATTGGTCCTGGCGGCAAGATGATCCGTGGCATTCAAGAAGCCACGGGTTGCGTGATCGAAGTGGACGACAGCGGCATCGTGACCATCGCGAGCAGCAATCGCGAATGGGCCGAAGCCGCTTTAGCTCAAGTCGAAGCCGTCACGGCCACCGTGCAGATCGGCAAGATCTACAACGGCAAGGTCAGCAGCATCAAGGATTTCGGTGCCTTCGTCGAAATTCTGCCCGGCCGCGATGGCCTGGTTCACATCAGCGAACTGGCTGGTGGTTTCGTCAGCTCGGTCGGCGATATCTGCCGCGTCGGCGACGAAATGAAGGTGCTGGTCATCGACGTTGACGATCACGACCGCGTGAAGCTCAGCCGTCGTCGGGCCTTGGAAGAACTCGGTCTACCCGATGAACTGGCTTCGAAAGAAGGCCCGCCGGGAGAAGGTGGCGAACCACGTCCTCCTCGTCCGCCACGCGACGATCGGGGTGGTGACCGTGGTGGAGATCGCGGCGACCGTCCGCGTCATGACCGTGGGGGCGATCGAGGCGGCGGCGGTGGTCGCGGCCGAGGTGGCGGTGGCGGTCGAGACCGTCGCTAG
- the rpsO gene encoding 30S ribosomal protein S15: MTVTKERKTELISEYRRSETDSGSPEVQIAVLTARINNLTEHMRTHDKDYHSRRGLLALVSRRRTLLDYLRRENAAGYTEIIGKLGIRK; the protein is encoded by the coding sequence ATGACAGTTACGAAAGAACGTAAAACAGAGTTGATTTCTGAGTATCGCCGGAGTGAAACAGACTCTGGTTCGCCCGAGGTGCAAATTGCGGTGCTGACAGCCCGCATCAACAACCTGACCGAGCACATGCGCACGCACGACAAAGACTACCACAGCCGCCGTGGGCTGCTGGCGCTCGTCAGCCGTCGTCGCACGTTGCTCGACTACCTGCGTCGCGAGAATGCGGCCGGCTACACCGAAATCATCGGTAAGCTTGGTATTCGTAAGTAG
- a CDS encoding HD domain-containing protein translates to MSQPLSSCAQSDILEATADHIRKLLTGDSSGHDFHHIERVWKTAVGIGKGEGADLFVVELAALLHDIADWKFHGGDEEAGPRAARDWMMGLGVPKETIDQVCDIIATLSFKGAGVATPMKTLEGMCVQDADRLDAIGAVGIGRAFAYGGHKGREMYDPAVPPTPHDSFGSYKKNTGPTINHFYEKLLLLKDRMNTNVGRQLASERHRFMEQFLEQFFAEWKGQR, encoded by the coding sequence ATGTCTCAGCCGCTCAGTTCGTGCGCTCAGTCCGATATTCTCGAAGCTACCGCCGACCACATTCGCAAACTGCTAACCGGCGATAGCTCGGGGCACGATTTTCATCACATCGAGCGAGTCTGGAAAACGGCGGTGGGGATCGGCAAGGGTGAAGGGGCCGACCTGTTCGTCGTGGAGTTGGCTGCCTTGCTGCACGACATTGCCGATTGGAAATTTCACGGCGGCGACGAGGAAGCCGGACCGCGAGCAGCCCGCGATTGGATGATGGGGCTCGGTGTGCCGAAAGAAACGATCGACCAGGTTTGCGATATCATCGCCACGCTCTCGTTCAAAGGAGCTGGCGTCGCGACTCCTATGAAGACTCTCGAAGGCATGTGCGTACAGGACGCAGACCGGCTTGATGCTATCGGCGCGGTCGGCATTGGTCGCGCGTTCGCCTATGGCGGTCACAAGGGACGCGAAATGTACGACCCGGCCGTCCCTCCGACGCCGCACGACTCATTTGGCTCCTATAAAAAGAACACCGGCCCCACGATCAACCATTTCTATGAAAAGCTGCTCCTCCTCAAGGACCGGATGAACACGAACGTTGGCCGGCAGCTAGCTTCCGAGCGGCATCGGTTTATGGAACAGTTCCTGGAGCAGTTTTTTGCTGAATGGAAGGGGCAGAGGTAG